Proteins from a genomic interval of Colletes latitarsis isolate SP2378_abdomen chromosome 3, iyColLati1, whole genome shotgun sequence:
- the LOC143340217 gene encoding tyrosine-protein phosphatase non-receptor type 11 isoform X1, whose translation MASRRWFHPNISGLEAEHLLMERGYDSSFLARPSSSNPGDFTLSVRRNGEVTHIKIQNTGDFYDLYGGEKFATLSELVQFYMENGGQLREKNGEIIELKYPLNCADPTTERWFHGHLSAKEAERLMLERGKNGSFLVRESQSKPGDFVLSVRTDDRVTHVIIRSQDNKYDVGGGDKFDSLSDLIEHYKRNPMVETSGSVVHLRQPFNATRINASGIKSRVRQLHKENGCSNGWLCWNGATGSNEGGAGRGKGKAGFWEEFESLQQLECRHLFSRKEGLRPENRAKNRYKNILPFDHTRVRLKDVDPNISGADYINANYIRNEEGDGQTSGDSGSFNKCYIATQGCLPNTIPDFWYMVYQENTRVIVMTTKEMERGKNKCARYWPEEGEVAEYGGEWKVRALSRTSTADYTLREFLLHGNKPCFTESRRIYHYHFQAWPDHGVPSDPGCVLNFLHDVNARQESIAGSLASGGQNVSGIGPILVHCSAGIGRTGTFIVIDMILDQIKRHGLDCEIDIQRTIQRVRSQRSGMVQTEAQYKFVYLAVLHYIETVSQRMQAEQKSLHLGREYTNIRYKSETNATTNMGDIPVPTCTATTLPTSTHFTLPTPINSLRPK comes from the exons ATGGCATCTCGCAG ATGGTTTCATCCCAATATATCGGGTTTAGAAGCAGAGCATTTATTAATGGAACGAGGTTATGATAGTTCATTTTTGGCACGTCCAAGTTCATCTAATCCTGGTGATTTTACGTTGTCTGTTAG ACGAAATGGAGAAGTAACTCATATTAAAATACAGAATACAGGAGACTTTTATGATCTTTATGGTGGTGAAAAATTTGCAACTCTCTCAGAACTTGTACAGTTTTATATGGAAAACGGAGGACAGTTACGTGAAAAAAATGGAGAAATTATTGAACTAAAATATCCTTTAAACTGTGCAGATCCGACAACTGAAAG GTGGTTCCATGGCCATTTATCAGCTAAAGAAGCAGAACGTTTAATGCTGGAGCGAGGTAAAAATGGATCATTTCTGGTCCGTGAATCCCAAAGTAAACCTGGTGACTTTGTATTATCCGTGCGTACAGACGATCGTGTTACACATGTTATAATACGATCTCag GATAATAAATATGATGTTGGTGGAGGTGATAAATTTGACAGTCTGAGTGATCTGATAGAACATTACAAACGTAATCCAATGGTCGAAACAAGTGGAAGTGTTGTCCATTTAAG GCAACCTTTCAATGCTACTCGTATAAATGCTAGTGGTATTAAAAGCAGAGTGAGACAATTACATAAAGAAAATGGTTGTTCAAATGGATGGTTATGTTGGAATGGAGCTACAGGTAGTAACGAAGGAGGAGCCGGGCGTGGTAAAGGAAAAGCTGGATTCTGGGAAGAATTTGAGTCTCTACAGCAATTGGAATGTCGGCACTTATTTTCAAGAAAAGAGGGTTTACGTCCTGAAAATCGCGCAAAGAATCGATATAAAAATATCTTACCAT TCGATCACACAAGAGTGCGCTTGAAAGATGTTGATCCAAATATTTCTGGAGCTGACTATATCAATGCTAATTACATTAGG aacGAGGAGGGAGATGGGCAAACTAGTGGTGACAGTGGATCATTTAATAAATGTTACATAGCAACGCAAGGTTGCCTCCCAAATACAATACCAGATTTCTGGTACATGGTATACCAAGAAAATACAAGAGTAATAGTTATGACCACCAAAGAAATGGAAAGGGGAAAG aatAAATGCGCTCGTTATTGGCCAGAAGAGGGTGAAGTTGCAGAATATGGTGGCGAATGGAAAGTTCGTGCTTTGTCCCGTACTTCAACGGCAGATTACACATTACGGGAATTTTTGTTACATGGAAACAAGCCATGTTTTACAGAATCCAGAAGGATTTATCACTATCACTTTCAA GCATGGCCCGACCACGGTGTTCCATCAGATCCTGGATGTGTATTAAATTTTCTTCACGATGTTAACGCAAGACAAGAATCAATTGCTGGTTCTCTTGCTTCAGGTGGTCAAAATGTATCTGGTATAGGACCAATTCTTGTACATTGTAGTGCTGGAATTGGTAGGACTGGAACATTTATTGTTATTGATATGATTCTTGACCAAATCAAGCGGCAtg GATTAGATTGTGAAATTGATATTCAAAGGACAATTCAAAGAGTGCGTTCTCAAAGATCAGGAATGGTTCAAACTGAAGCACAATATAAGTTTGTTTATCTTGCTGTGTTACACTATATCGAAACTGTGTCACAACGAATGCAAGCAGAACAG AAATCTCTTCATTTAGGTAGAGAATATACTAATATACGCTACAAAAGTGAAACAAATGCTACTACAAATATGGGCGATATACCGGTCCCTACATGTACTGCAACAACTCTTCCAACGTCAACACACTTTACATTACCCACTCCTATTAATAGTTTGAGGCCAAAGTAA
- the LOC143340217 gene encoding tyrosine-protein phosphatase non-receptor type 11 isoform X2 encodes MERGYDSSFLARPSSSNPGDFTLSVRRNGEVTHIKIQNTGDFYDLYGGEKFATLSELVQFYMENGGQLREKNGEIIELKYPLNCADPTTERWFHGHLSAKEAERLMLERGKNGSFLVRESQSKPGDFVLSVRTDDRVTHVIIRSQDNKYDVGGGDKFDSLSDLIEHYKRNPMVETSGSVVHLRQPFNATRINASGIKSRVRQLHKENGCSNGWLCWNGATGSNEGGAGRGKGKAGFWEEFESLQQLECRHLFSRKEGLRPENRAKNRYKNILPFDHTRVRLKDVDPNISGADYINANYIRNEEGDGQTSGDSGSFNKCYIATQGCLPNTIPDFWYMVYQENTRVIVMTTKEMERGKNKCARYWPEEGEVAEYGGEWKVRALSRTSTADYTLREFLLHGNKPCFTESRRIYHYHFQAWPDHGVPSDPGCVLNFLHDVNARQESIAGSLASGGQNVSGIGPILVHCSAGIGRTGTFIVIDMILDQIKRHGLDCEIDIQRTIQRVRSQRSGMVQTEAQYKFVYLAVLHYIETVSQRMQAEQKSLHLGREYTNIRYKSETNATTNMGDIPVPTCTATTLPTSTHFTLPTPINSLRPK; translated from the exons ATGGAACGAGGTTATGATAGTTCATTTTTGGCACGTCCAAGTTCATCTAATCCTGGTGATTTTACGTTGTCTGTTAG ACGAAATGGAGAAGTAACTCATATTAAAATACAGAATACAGGAGACTTTTATGATCTTTATGGTGGTGAAAAATTTGCAACTCTCTCAGAACTTGTACAGTTTTATATGGAAAACGGAGGACAGTTACGTGAAAAAAATGGAGAAATTATTGAACTAAAATATCCTTTAAACTGTGCAGATCCGACAACTGAAAG GTGGTTCCATGGCCATTTATCAGCTAAAGAAGCAGAACGTTTAATGCTGGAGCGAGGTAAAAATGGATCATTTCTGGTCCGTGAATCCCAAAGTAAACCTGGTGACTTTGTATTATCCGTGCGTACAGACGATCGTGTTACACATGTTATAATACGATCTCag GATAATAAATATGATGTTGGTGGAGGTGATAAATTTGACAGTCTGAGTGATCTGATAGAACATTACAAACGTAATCCAATGGTCGAAACAAGTGGAAGTGTTGTCCATTTAAG GCAACCTTTCAATGCTACTCGTATAAATGCTAGTGGTATTAAAAGCAGAGTGAGACAATTACATAAAGAAAATGGTTGTTCAAATGGATGGTTATGTTGGAATGGAGCTACAGGTAGTAACGAAGGAGGAGCCGGGCGTGGTAAAGGAAAAGCTGGATTCTGGGAAGAATTTGAGTCTCTACAGCAATTGGAATGTCGGCACTTATTTTCAAGAAAAGAGGGTTTACGTCCTGAAAATCGCGCAAAGAATCGATATAAAAATATCTTACCAT TCGATCACACAAGAGTGCGCTTGAAAGATGTTGATCCAAATATTTCTGGAGCTGACTATATCAATGCTAATTACATTAGG aacGAGGAGGGAGATGGGCAAACTAGTGGTGACAGTGGATCATTTAATAAATGTTACATAGCAACGCAAGGTTGCCTCCCAAATACAATACCAGATTTCTGGTACATGGTATACCAAGAAAATACAAGAGTAATAGTTATGACCACCAAAGAAATGGAAAGGGGAAAG aatAAATGCGCTCGTTATTGGCCAGAAGAGGGTGAAGTTGCAGAATATGGTGGCGAATGGAAAGTTCGTGCTTTGTCCCGTACTTCAACGGCAGATTACACATTACGGGAATTTTTGTTACATGGAAACAAGCCATGTTTTACAGAATCCAGAAGGATTTATCACTATCACTTTCAA GCATGGCCCGACCACGGTGTTCCATCAGATCCTGGATGTGTATTAAATTTTCTTCACGATGTTAACGCAAGACAAGAATCAATTGCTGGTTCTCTTGCTTCAGGTGGTCAAAATGTATCTGGTATAGGACCAATTCTTGTACATTGTAGTGCTGGAATTGGTAGGACTGGAACATTTATTGTTATTGATATGATTCTTGACCAAATCAAGCGGCAtg GATTAGATTGTGAAATTGATATTCAAAGGACAATTCAAAGAGTGCGTTCTCAAAGATCAGGAATGGTTCAAACTGAAGCACAATATAAGTTTGTTTATCTTGCTGTGTTACACTATATCGAAACTGTGTCACAACGAATGCAAGCAGAACAG AAATCTCTTCATTTAGGTAGAGAATATACTAATATACGCTACAAAAGTGAAACAAATGCTACTACAAATATGGGCGATATACCGGTCCCTACATGTACTGCAACAACTCTTCCAACGTCAACACACTTTACATTACCCACTCCTATTAATAGTTTGAGGCCAAAGTAA
- the LOC143340218 gene encoding arginine-hydroxylase NDUFAF5, mitochondrial, with the protein MLNFQRTRKLHAPFKRYAFHFELNIKNRINNVRNIVNSVRNFTLPPDSIMNVFDRNTKILQRERAAQASDIKLYDYIKDEVGYRLSDRIFDIKRKFKKVLNLGCAHGHVSKHILAEYVEELILTDTCSNILNQAETTEGIKVTRIPMDEENFSFEPNSLDLVISSLNLHWVNDLPGCFKNINNSLKNDGVFMAAIFGGDTLYELRGSLQLAEMERDGGISAHISPFAQIRDVGSLLTRANFTMLTIDTDEIVIGYPSMFELMWDLKGMAENNAIRNRKLRLNKDTILAAAVIYKKLYGKMKEDDTPFIPATFQIIYLLGWKPDPSQPKPLERGTGQVSLKDLHKLDEIIKETKKVKLDEDK; encoded by the exons atgttaaattttcAAAGAACTCGAAAATTACATGCACCATTTAAACGTTATGCATTTCATTTCGAGctgaatattaaaaatcgaattaataATGTTCGTAACATAGTTAACAGTGTACGAAATTTTACGTTACCACCGGACAGTATAATGAACGTTTTCGACAGAAATACAAAAATTCTTCAAAGAGAACGCGCTGCACAAGCTTCTGATATAAAACTGTATGACTACATTAAAGATGAAGTAGGTTACAGACTATCTGATAGAATATTTGATATAAAGAGAAAATTTAAGAAAGTGCTCAACTTAGGATGTGCTCATGGCCATGTATCGAAACATATTTTGGCAGAATACGTAGAAGAGTTAATCCTGACTGATACGTGTTCCAACATTTTAAATCAAGCTGAAACTACAGAAGGAATTAAAGTAACACGAATACCTATGGATgaagaaaatttttcatttgaacCAAACAGTTTAGATTTAGTGATCAGTTCATTGAATCTTCACTGGGTGAATGACTTACCAGgttgttttaaaaatatcaatAACAGTTTAAAAAATGATGGGGTCTTCATGGCAGCTATATTTGGCGGAGATACACTATACGAATTAAG GGGTTCCTTACAATTAGCAGAAATGGAGAGAGATGGTGGAATTTCAGCACATATTTCGCCATTCGCACAAATTAGGGATGTTGGATCATTATTAACAAGGGCTAATTTTACAATGTTAACAATTGATACAGATGAAATAGTTATTGGTTACCCAAGCATGTTTGAATTAATGTGGGATTTAAAAG GGATGGCTGAAAATAATGCAATACGAAATCGTAAGTTACGATTAAATAAAGATACTATACTCGCAGCTGCTGTTATATATAAAAAGCTTTATGGGAAAATGAAAGAAGATGATACACCATTCATACCTGCaacatttcaaataatttatctatTAGGTTGGAAGCCAGATCCATCACAACCAAAACCTTTAGAAAGGGGCACTGGACAAGTATCACTTAAAGACCTACACAAATTAGATGAAATTATAAAAGAAACTAAGAAAGTTAAACTAGATGAAGATAAGTAA
- the Ufc1 gene encoding ubiquitin-fold modifier conjugating enzyme 1 isoform X2 translates to MVDITVIIYVTNNKKDDNDWFRLESNKEGTRWFGKCWYIHNLLKYEFEVEFDIPVTYPITAPEIALPELDGKTAKMYRGGKICLTDHFKPLWARNAPKFGIAHAMALGLGPWLAVEIPDLIERGAIAHKDRIN, encoded by the exons ATGGTTGACATTACAGTAATAATC TATGTGACAAATAACAAAAAAGACGACAATGATTGGTTTCGTTTGGAATCTAATAAAGAGGGTACAAGATGGTTTGGCAAATGTTGGTATATACACAACTTGctaaaatatgaatttgaaGTCGAATTTGAT ATACCTGTTACCTATCCTATAACAGCACCTGAAATCGCGTTGCCAGAATTAGATGGTAAAACTGCAAAAATGTATAGAGGTGGAAAAATTTGTCTCACCGATCATTTTAAGCCTTTATGGGCACGAAACGCGCCCAAGTTTGGAATTGCTCATGCCATGGCACTTGGA ttAGGACCATGGTTGGCAGTTGAAATCCCTGATCTTATAGAAAGAGGTGCTATAGCACATAaggacagaattaactaa
- the Ufc1 gene encoding ubiquitin-fold modifier conjugating enzyme 1 isoform X1, protein MVDESTKKTLSNIPLLQTKASPRDKELWVQRLKEEYQALIKYVTNNKKDDNDWFRLESNKEGTRWFGKCWYIHNLLKYEFEVEFDIPVTYPITAPEIALPELDGKTAKMYRGGKICLTDHFKPLWARNAPKFGIAHAMALGLGPWLAVEIPDLIERGAIAHKDRIN, encoded by the exons ATGGTGGATGAATCAACGAAGAAGACATTAAGTAACATTCCATTGTTACAAACAAAAGCGAGTCCTAGAGATAAAGAATTATGGGTGCAAAGATTAAAAGAAGAATATCAAGCTTTAATCAAA TATGTGACAAATAACAAAAAAGACGACAATGATTGGTTTCGTTTGGAATCTAATAAAGAGGGTACAAGATGGTTTGGCAAATGTTGGTATATACACAACTTGctaaaatatgaatttgaaGTCGAATTTGAT ATACCTGTTACCTATCCTATAACAGCACCTGAAATCGCGTTGCCAGAATTAGATGGTAAAACTGCAAAAATGTATAGAGGTGGAAAAATTTGTCTCACCGATCATTTTAAGCCTTTATGGGCACGAAACGCGCCCAAGTTTGGAATTGCTCATGCCATGGCACTTGGA ttAGGACCATGGTTGGCAGTTGAAATCCCTGATCTTATAGAAAGAGGTGCTATAGCACATAaggacagaattaactaa
- the Rpt3 gene encoding 26S proteasome regulatory subunit Rpt3 — translation MDEMSVILPDKDIGEMDCKPITGHYTGAGDELDVEDLYTKYKKLQRMLEFLEVQEEYIKDEQRNLKKEYLHAQEEVKRIQSVPLVIGQFLEAVDQNTGIIGSTTGSNYYVRILSTIDRELLKPSASVALHKHSNALVDVLPPEADSSISMLQADEKPDIQYSDIGGMDMQKQEIREAVELPLTHFELYKQIGIDPPRGVLMYGPPGCGKTMLAKAVARHTTAAFIRVVGSEFVQKYLGEGPRMVRDVFRLAKENSPAIIFVDEIDAIATKRFDAQTGADREVQRILLELLNQMDGFDQTTNVKVIMATNRADTLDPALLRPGRLDRKIEFPLPDRRQKRLIFSTITAKMNLSEEVDLEDYVARPDRISGADINAICQEAGMHAVRENRYIVLAKDFEKGYKNNIKKDEYEHEFYK, via the exons ATGGATGAAATGAGTGTTATTCTCCCGGACAAG GATATTGGAGAAATGGATTGTAAGCCTATAACTGGACATTATACTGGTGCTGGGGATGAATTGGATGTTGAAGATTTGTATACCAAGTATAAG aaaCTGCAGAGAATGTTGGAGTTTCTTGAAGTTCAAGAAGAATATATCAAAGATGAACAGCGTAATTTGAAGAAGGAATATTTGCATGCTCAGGAAGAAGTAAAGCGCATACAGAGTGTGCCTTTAGTTATCGGACAGTTCTTAGAAGCTGTAGACCAAAATACTGGTATAATAGGCTCTACCACAGGCTCTAATTATTATGTACGTATTCTGTCTACAATTGATAGAGAATTGTTGAAGCCTTCTGCTAGCGTGGCACTTCATAAGCATAGCAATGCTCTGGTAGATGTTCTGCCACCAGAAGCTGATTCGAGCATTTCTATGTTGCAAGCAG acgAAAAGCCGGATATCCAGTATAGCGATATTGGAGGTATGGATATGCAGAAGCAAGAGATCAGAGAAGCAGTAGAGCTGCCTCTTACTCATTTCGAGTTGTATAAACAGATTGGAATTGACCCACCTAGGGGTGTATTAATGTATGGTCCACCTGGGTGTGGTAAGACTATGCTTGCAAAGGCAGTAGCTAGACACACTACAG CTGCATTCATTCGCGTAGTAGGCTCTGAATTTGTACAGAAATACTTGGGTGAAGGGCCAAGAATGGTCAGAGATGTTTTTCGTTTAGCTAAGGAAAATTCGCCTGCTATTATTTTTGTTGATGAAATTGATGCTATTGCTACAAAGAGATTTGATGCTCAAACAGGAGCTGATCGCGAAGTGCAGCGTATTTTATTGGAGTTGCTCAATCAAATGGACGGATTTGATCAGACAACTAACGTTAAGGTTATAATGGCTACAAATAG AGCGGATACATTGGACCCTGCCTTGTTGCGTCCTGGTAGATTAGATCGAAAGATCGAATTTCCTTTGCCTGATCGTCGACAGAAACGTCTGATTTTTTCAACGATCACTGCAAAAATGAATTTAAGCGAAGAGGTGGATCTCGAAGATTACGTGGCACGACCAGATAGAATCTCTGGCGCTGATATAAACGCAATTTGCCAGGAAGCAGGAATGCACGCAGTACGTGAAAATCGTTACATAGTGTTGGCGAAAGATTTCGAGAAGGGTTACAAAAACAACATTAAAAAGGACGAATACGAGCACGAATTCTACAAATAA
- the LOC143340764 gene encoding alpha- and gamma-adaptin-binding protein p34, translated as MNLPRLLIISTEKGKANEIATSIGAERLSNHDYFEYYLWNIQNKYYRTQVLVCVTENPSPGISIDGVEALIVHHDPQAENAEHNLKQWSSLITSLMEAEVLLFSCNCITDVLIRDKVIKWCLQKKFELIELNRSDTDASEADLEHNKYGIERIIEALHAHMWPNMILKGKSSSTEEQSSDMDEVEEQFENIRLTRDVTERLPMENMLDGIMGEESTDFGELFSQLMAMKEHAASLPTNQRRIAAEQLVTAFWKAMGGDPSETELN; from the exons ATGAATTTGCCACGACTACTAATAATCAGTACAGAAAAAGGAAAAGCTAACGAAATTGCTACCA GTATAGGAGCAGAGAGATTATCTAATCACGACTATTTTGAGTATTATCTATGGAATATTCAGAATAAGTATTACAGGACACAAGTGTTAGTGTGTGTTACAGAAAATCCATCTCCAGGTATTTCAATCGACGGTGTGGAAGCATTGATTGTGCATCATGATCCACAGGCA GAAAATGCAGAACACAATTTAAAACAATGGTCTTCTTTAATTACTTCTTTAATGGAAGCAGAAGTGTTATTATTTTCTTGTAATTGCATAACAGATGTTCTTATCAGAGACAAAG tAATAAAATGGTGTTTACAAAAGAAGTTTGaattaattgaattaaataGATCCGATACAGACGCTTCGGAAGCTGATTTAGAACATAACAAATATGGCATTGAAAGGATTATTGAAGCTTTACATGCTCATATGTGGCCCAACATGATACTGAAAG GGAAATCGTCGAGTACCGAAGAACAAAGCTCTGACATGGATGAAGTTGAAGAGCAATTTGAAAATATCAGATTGACTCGGGATGTTACAGAGAGATTGCCAATGGAGAACATGCTAG ATGGAATTATGGGGGAAGAAAGTACAGATTTTGGTGAATTATTTAGTCAGTTAATGGCTATGAAAGAACATGCTGCATCACTACCGACTAATCAGAGACGAATAGCAGCTGAACAATTAGTTACTGCATTCTGGAAAGCGATGGGAGGTGACCCTTCAGAAACTGAATTAAACTAA